One genomic segment of Devosia sp. includes these proteins:
- a CDS encoding YciI family protein, whose product MKFLTMVTTLNPEIATNPPPALMGAIMQLGMEAGAKMIETGGMALAGKVTTRSGKMTTDGPYAEAKEVLGGYAIYQLETEAEAVQWSERFIDLHRQHWPEWDGEVTILDLQQFNMGG is encoded by the coding sequence ATGAAATTCCTCACCATGGTCACGACGCTCAACCCCGAAATTGCGACCAATCCGCCTCCGGCGCTGATGGGCGCGATCATGCAGCTGGGCATGGAAGCCGGCGCGAAAATGATCGAGACAGGCGGCATGGCGCTGGCTGGCAAGGTCACCACCCGCAGCGGCAAGATGACCACCGATGGTCCCTATGCCGAAGCCAAGGAAGTGCTTGGCGGCTATGCCATCTATCAGCTCGAAACCGAGGCCGAGGCGGTGCAATGGTCGGAACGCTTCATCGACCTGCACCGGCAGCACTGGCCGGAATGGGACGGGGAAGTCACCATTCTCGACCTGCAGCAATTCAACATGGGCGGCTGA